GTGTGAAGAATAATTTTCAAACTTTGAATGGTTTTTAATAAATAGGAAATGGATTGTTCCTCTTTGGCTGTAATATTTTCTTGAAACTTAAATACCAGGATAGAGAAAGAAGCTGCAGGCGATATTTGCAAGGCATGAAAGTGCTCGATAATTTCTTCTTGATCATTTAGGTGACCGGTTAATAGCTTCCAAAAAAATTCCTGAAATCGCTCTTCTTTTTTATTTTTTCGTGTTTGTAGTTGAAGTAGTTTATTTTTTACAGCATCTGCCGCTTTTTTAAGCAAGTTGAAATCCTCATCAGTAAATGATTTGTTAATTTCTAATGCCCAAATAAACCCCAGAACTTCTTCCTGCTTCCAGATGGAAATGGCAACACGATTGCCGAGGCCAATTTCATCCATGTTTTTTACCCGAATGGGTTCTTTTGTCTTTAGCAGGGCTGGGATCGTTCCTTCCTTCCATAATTGATTTATGACCTTTTCAGGTACCCTGCGGCCAATGATAGTTGATATTCTTGCCGAATCTGTTCGTTCATCATGTGTACTATAAGCAAGCAGTCGATGGTTGGCGTCCTCGATGGTCACTGGACACATCAGCACTTGGCTGATAAGATCGGCGTATTCCTCTAAACTATCAAAAGCAGACTTAAAAGGGTCATGCAATCTATTATTCAACATATAACCTCCAATTGATAAGGAAAACTTTTATTAACACTCTTTGTTTAATTTTACAAAATAATAGGCTGATTTTCATGTTGTTCCACAAAAAAATATTGCATATACTGATCATACTGAAATAGTTTCAGGGAAATTTTAGAAATACAAATGTTCCATTTATGGGAAAAGGGGCCCTGAAAACAGTGCCGAATCGATTTGAATGGAAAATCAGAAGCTTTTAAAGGGGGAGATTTAGATGAGTGAGAACACCCAGGCGAAAGAACTTCATCGCGGATTGGAAGAAAGGCATATAAATTTAATGTCATTAGGGGCAGCCATTGGCGTCGGTTTATTTTTAGGTTCTGCCTCTGCCATTAAAATGGCTGGCCCGGGAATTATTTTAGCTTATGCTTTAAGCGGACTTATCATGTTTTTTATAATGAGAGCTTTAGGAGAGATGGCCATTCAAAAGCCGGTTGCTGGTTCCTTCAGTACATATGCTCGAGACTATTTAGGGCCGCTTGCAGGTTACATTACAGGTTGGAATTATTGGTTTCTTTGGGTTGTAACCTGTATGGCTGAAATTACCGCAGTAGGTGTGTACATGCAGTATTGGTTTCCAAATACCTCAGGTTGGATATGGGCATTAGTGGCGTTGATTATTATGTCAATCGTAAACTTTCTTGCAGTAAAATTATACGGAGAATTGGAATTCTGGTTTGCCCTTATAAAAATCATTACAATTTGTGCAATGATTCTTGTTGGATTTGGAATGATCCTTTTTGGCATAGGAAATGGCGGTGTTGCTACAGGCATTAAAAATCTTTGGAGTCACGGAGGACTTTTTCCGCATGGAATTAAAGGACTCTTAATGTCACTTCAAATGGTCATGTTTGCTTACCTGGGAATTGAAGTCATTGGTGTTACAGCCGGTGAGGTCAAAAATCCGGAAAAAACACTTGCTCGGGCCGTTGATTCCGTGTTTTACCGAATACTAATCTTTTATGTAGGTGCATTATTTGTCATTATGTCTATCTATCCATGGCAGGAAATCGGGACAAAAGGAAGCCCGTTTGTCTTAACCTTTCAACAAATAGGCATTAAAAGCGCGGCGGGAATTATTAATTTTGTCGTATTGACGGCGGCGCTGTCCTCCTGTAACAGCGGTATCTTCAGTACAGGAAGAATGCTGTTTGACCTTGCACACCATGGGGAAGCACCGAAGAGTTTGGGCAAGGTCACGAAATCAGGTGTTCCGGGGCTTGCCATTATTGTTTCTGCAGCCGTTTTATTAATTGGTGTTATTTTAAACTATATGGTGCCAGCCAAAGTGTTTACCTGGGTGACAAGTATTGGAACCTTTACAGCGATTTGGACATGGGGAATCATTTTACTTTCCCAGCTTCGTCATCGTAAAAGTCAGAAGCCTGAAGGAAGTAAACAAGTAAAATACAAGCTTCCTTTATACCCCTTCTCCAGCTATCTGTCTTTAGCCTTTTTGGTTCTTGTACTGATTGTAATGGGAATAGACCCAGATCAAAGGATTGCTGTAATTATCGGGCCGGTTTTCATTCTTATGCTGGTTGCTTTCTACTATATTAAAGGATTTAATCGCAGCGGCAAAGTAAATAAAAATAACAAGGAACATGCAGGCTGATGTATAAAATGAAGATGAGACCCTTCTAATGGGTCTCATTTTAGCTTTAAAGGCGATTTTAAATGCTGTTAACTTCACATACTAACATCACATACCATTAAGGAGGAGATGTGATGAAACAATTAATAGCCTGGCTGTTTATCGTGATGTTTACCTTTTCAACAGATATCATTCCCGCAAGTGCTCAAAACCTTGTAAGCACAGCGAATGACTTGCAGGAACAAAACACGATGTCTGTCTTGTGGTTCCAAACTGCCGGTGAGGCGAAGGCTTTATATTACCAGGGCTATAATATTGGAAAAATGAGATTGGATCAATTTTTAAAAGAAAAATCCCAGAGCCAAGCATTAAAACCAGCTATCGTTCTCGATATTGATGAAACGGTTTTGGATAACAGCCCATATCAGGCACGGCGGGTGCTGACCGGCAAGGGTGATCCTATCGATTGGAGCGACTGGTTTATTCGTGCAGAGGCAAAGCCACTTCCAGGAGCATTGGAATTTTTAAAATATGCAAATGCAAAAGGGATCGAAATTTTCTATATTTCCAATCGAAGAGAAGCTCAAAAGGAAGCTACGATTAAAAATTTGAAAAAGGTTGGAGCGCCTTATGCGGATCCCGAGCATGTACTATTGCTGTCAGACAGGGAAGTTGGCAAGGAAACACGTAGATCTTATGTCGCCAAAACCCATCAGATTATTTTATTTTTTGGAGATAATCTTAGTGATTTCAGTGGTTTTGATGAATTAACCGCCTCAGACCGATGCTTGGGAGTCGATCGGCAAAAAGAGGAGTTCGGCAAAAAGCTAATTGTGTTTCCGAACCCAATGTATGGAGATTGGGAAGCAGCCATCTATCGTTATAATTACCGTAAATCAAAAGAAGAAATGATGAAACTACGGAAAGAGAATCTGCAATCCTATCAGCCGTAATGGCTAATACTGCCGCTGGCAATTGTCCGGCGGTATTTTTTACATCATTTATATAGTCTATTCCATATTTTTCGTTGGACGAATGAATAGAATGAGAGTATAGTAGTCAACATGAGTCTGGTTTTAATAGGAGGACTGCTATGTTTGGTATATCATTGCCGCAAAGTTTCTTACAGATGAATACCATTTTTATCTCGATTCTGATTGAAGCATTACCATTTGTTACGCTGGGGGTCCTGATATCAGGTATTATCCAAATCTTTTTGACTGAAGAAATGATTGCAAAAATTATGCCCAAAAACAAAATCCTGGCCGTTGTTTTTGCCAGTTTAATAGGAATTTTCTTTCCTTCCTGCGAATGCGGGATTGTTCCGATTGTCAGCAGACTGGTTGCAAAGGGAGTACCGATTTCGGCAGGAGTTGCTTTTATGTTAACAGCTCCCATTATCAATCCTGTCGTTCTTTTTGCTACTTATATAGCATTTGGAAGTGACTGGAGAATGCCGTTGTATCGCGGCTTGGGTGCCATTGTCGTTTCGATCATAGTCGGAAGCTTTATTGCATACCGTTTTAAGGGAAATCCTTTTAATGAACATTATCACCACCATCATCATTCTCATGGAAAAACGCCTATTTTGAAGAAAATTTGGCAGACACTTGAGCATGCAGTTGAAGAGTTTTTCTCAATGGGAAAATATTTAGTAGTTGGTTCACTCATTGCTGCAGCTGTACAAACCTATGTTAAAACCGCTACACTGGTTTCAATAGGCCATGGGAAAGCAGGATCATCGCTTGTAATGATGGCTCTTTCATTTATTCTATCGTTATGTTCAGAAGCGGATGCGTTTATTGCCTCTTCATTCAGAACCACTTTTTCAACCGGAGCCCTGCTGGCCTTTTTAATTTCTGGGCCGATGGTGGACATAAAGAATTTAATGATGATGCTATCAACATTTAAAAAGCGTTTAGTCTTGATGATCGTTTCTGGCATATTTATCGTTGTGTTTGCGTTTTCGTTGTTTTTTTAAGGAGTTGAAACCATGATTAGAAGTTTAATTTTAATTGGCTTCACTTATTTGATTTTTAAATTGCATTTGACTGGAGATATTTCTAAGTACATTAACATGAAGTATTCTTACCTTTCGGCTGCAGCAGGATACGGACTTTTAGTTTTAACTATTGTCCAGATCTTTATGCTGAATAAGAGCGGGGGAAAAGCTGATTCCCATGAACATCATGATCACAACCATGAAGGACATGATCATGTCCATTGTGATGATTGCGGGCACCATCATTCCCATGAAGATAAATGGTATAAAAAGTTGATAGTTTATCCCATTTTATTCTTTCCGATTATTTCGGGTTTGTTTTTTCCAATTGCAACCCTTGATTCTAACATTGTGAAGGCAAAGGGATTTCACTTTCCCATCTATGATACCTCGGATCCGTATTTTCAACAGGAATTTCTAAGGCCGGATTCAAGTATTTATTACTCAGCAGACGATTATAACAATATCATGCAAAAAGAAAAGAAAAAATATATTAACCATAATGATTTAAGCATTACGGATCAAGATTTTATGAACGCCATGGAGACGATTTACAACTTTCCCGGGGAATTTGAGGGAAGGGAAATATCTTTTAAAGGATTCGTATTTAATGATCCCCAATCAACAGTTAATAAGAGCCAAATACTTGTTTTACGCTTCGGTGTCATTCATTGTATCGCTGATGCAGGCGTATTTGGAATGTTGGTGGATTTGCCGCAGGGAGTAAAGCTTAAGAATGATACATGGATTAATGTTAAAGGAACGGTTTCAAGCATATATTATCAGCCATTTAAAACCACCATTCCGTATTTAAAGGTTGATAGCTGGTCGAAAACGAGTGCACCAACACAGCAATATGTTTACCGTCAATTTTAAAAATGAAAAAGGGGCTATCTTGACGAAACAAGATGGCCTCTTTTAATGAAAAGGCTAAAAATGACTGTTTATTACATGGATATACTTTCATTTTGAATGAAAAAAGCACCCGGTGTTGCCGAGTGCTTCAGATCGTCATTAAAAAATAAGCTTAATACATACTAAGACAAGTCCGATTAAGAATCCGCAAACAGCTCCGTTAACGCGGATCCATTGCAGGTCTTTTCCAACATTGTTTTCAATCAAATGGGTAAGAGTTTTTGTATCTAATTTTTCAAGATTCTCACCTACAAGCTTGCCAATTTGCGAGTGGTTTTGATTAACGAATCCGATTATTTGATTTTTAATCCAGGTATCTAGGGCATTTACTTTAGCGGTATCCTCCTTGATTCCTTTAAGGCTTTTATTGAACAAGGGAAGAATGTACGTATCATAGAACCCTGGCTCTGCAATAAAATCATAAGCTTTTTGCTGAAGCTCTGCTAACAACTCTGAGATTTTACTTTCCGGTTCCCATTTGGCGATGAGCTGTGATTTGAAGTGCTCAAGCTCTTCGTACATTTTTTCATCTGATTTAAGTTGCTCAAGCTTTTGCTGAATATGACCTAACAATGTTTTTCGGTTTAAATTATAGGGGTCACGAAAGCTGTCCACACCTTTTTGAATAAGGTTTTGAATAATGCTTCCCAATTTATCTTCATTTACTAAATTGCTGAAAGACCTCAGCGCAAATTGCATAAATCCATCTGCTTTAATGTTTTCAATCATTTCCAAAGCAATGCCGCCAAGACGGTATTTTGTACTGTCCTTCATTGCCCATTCATCTATTTCTTTCAGAATGTAATCAAGTGTTTTTTCATCATATTTCCTGGCAGAAACTTGGTCAATAAGTAAAGGAAGATATTCTTTCACCTCCATTGAGGTCAGTTGCTGCTTTAACTCTTTTGCAAGAATTGCTGCTAATTTATTTCGATCCACCATGCCGATTAAATGCTGAATAAGGCTGATTGTATTGGTTTTAATTGCTGGGGCTTGCATTTCTTTTTCTGCCAGAGCAAATAATATCTCGGAGAATTGGAAGGCATCAATTTTATTGTGGATGCTCTCCTTCGTTAACAAATCATTCTCTAACATAGAGATAATCTTTGCAATCATTTTTTCTCGATTTTTAGGCAGTAATGCCGTATGTGGGATAGGGAGTCCCAATGGGTGGCGGAATAAGGCTGTTACTGCAAACCAGTCAGCAAGGCCACCGACAAGACCCGCTTCAAAACCGCCTTGGAGAATAACGCCCCATAAAGATCCCTGCAATGGAATGGTGGCAATAAAACCAGCAGCCATCACCACAAGCGAGACGGTTGCTAAATGCTGTGATTTTGTATTTTGTTTTACCATTTTACTACTCCTTGTATTGATAAAAATGTTTCTACTGCTATATTATCTCAATTTTGGTGAAAAAAAAGCAAAAAATATCTCCCCTTAAGGTGCAGAGGAGGTATTCTTTGGACAAATATGTGTAATGAGACCATCTAAGTCTGTTATATAAAATTGCAGCTCGGGTGCTCGCTTAATGTAATGGCCCTGCAAAAGCTGATAATAATTCACTCTTCGCTGTGGATCGAATGGCAGCATTGGATACCGATTATGATCCTTGACATATTGGTCAACGGCTTTTTGAATGGTATCCATTTCAGCAGGTATATGTTTTTCCGTCTCATCAAATACATCATAGGTTTCTTTAGACATATAGAAGTTAATAGAAGGAATTCCGCCAAGAATGGAGACAAGTTGTTCAGTATCAACACTATAGTCCTCTTTGACTAGAATTGTTCGATATACGCCTTTGGGAAGCTGGTTGGAAAACTCTCTTATTGCCACACGTACATCTTCAATTGTGACATGAATAACAGGGTATTCCTTCGTTTCCTTTATTTCTTGGTATGCTGAAAATGTGTTTTCTTGGTCAGAAGTTTGTTCAACAGACGTTTTAAAGTATTTTTGGAAACACGTAAAACACATTTACTCCTTTTTTGATCGATAGATAGGCAAGAAGGAGTAAAATAACCGAGCATAAAGTACTAGTGAACAAAACAGGATAATCAAATGTTGAACTTAGCCATTCAGCCTGTGGCCTCGCTTGTTCCATGATGTTCAGCCCCTTTCTTTAAAAGATATGGGAATGTATAGGAACTAAGGGAGAGAGAGTAGCTTACACTTTTATTATATACTAAAAATGAAATTAATGTATCCAAGTTCACAGTTTGTTCTAAAAATTCCGAAAGAAAATAGTCTCTATTTTATTAAGTATTATTACCTTAAAAGTTATAATTAAAATTATTTTGAAATATTTTTCTTTTTTCCTTTTCTTTGAAATTGATGTAAAATTAACAAGGCTGAAAATAGAGAAAATGGGGGAATGACAAAATGAAGAAGGTTATGATTTCATTATCGGCTTTGGCTTTAAGTTTAGGGCTTGCGGCATGTTCTAACAGCAATAATGCCAAAACAGACAAGCAGGAAACTACACAAACAGCATCCTCAAACATGAATGTGAAAAAGGAACTAGTAAAATTCTATATGGATCTTGGTAAAACAATCAACGAAAAGGATATTGACTTAAATTCATATGTCAATAAAGCATCCAAACCTGACACGAAACCAACTGCAGAAGATCAGGTAAAGGCCAGTGCCTCAGCTGCAGCGGTAGCAGATGCATTAAATAAATTCCAGGTACCGGCAGATCTTAAAGACCAGAAGGCGGATCTTGTGGTGGTAGTCAAAGAATTTGCTGCTTCTTATCAAACCAAAGCAAATGAGTTAAAAAAAGCTGCTCCAAACCTTAATGCTGCAAATGCTGCATTTGCCCAAGCAGATCAAAAGCTTGGAAAGATTTTTGAAAATGCAAAATTGCTTCCACCAACCCTAGACAAACAAGTAAACTAAATCATCTAAAAAAAACGAAGCCGGAAATCTGGCTTCGATTTTTTTGATTGATTCAATGTAAAATGGTGTTTTGTTCCATTTTAAAAAGAATTTGTAGTTCATCTGTATGTTCATTAACAGACAAATAGGTTTCTGCATCTTCAAAAAACCATACATCATTACTTTCTACAAAAAATTGAATGCCATTCATTTCTTTTGCGAACCCAATATTATCTGGTAACTCAATTGAAAATGCCAGGCTGTAGCCTTTATGCTTTTCTCCGAAACCAGCATACTGTGGATACATTTTAATACTTGCAGGATTGATGATATCAAATTCTTTTTTGAACCATGAAATGGCTTTTTCATCGATAGAAATGAACATAATGTTTAGCACCAACCTTTAAATGATAATGTTTCTCCAAAGCAGAAAATGTAATAAGTTTTGCTATATTACTTATAGTAAAAGGGTAATGCTATTGCGAAACATTGCCTATGATAATATTCACACTCTGTCTTCTTGAAATGGCAATTTAAAAAAATGTTCATAATTTTATATTAAGTTGTTCACATTATGTGAGCTAAATCAATAACAGTTCGCTTAAAAAAGAGTTTAATGTTATTTGGGTAGAAACTTGCGAGGCAGATATGTATGAAGAGCCTCGAAAAAACGGGCCTGTTTTAGTAATGGAATTCCTGTTTTTGTAACATTTATACAATAAAAATAATGTTAAGATAAAACAAAGTAAGGAGGTTTTATAATGGAGAAAGTAGTAAAGACGCTAACAGAAAATGTAAATGATATAAAAAGCTTAATTCAAGCTTTTAATGAAACTTTAGAAAATATTGATAAGCGCCTGGCAAGATTGGAAAAGGTTGATAGTATCGAGCATCGGGTTGCTGTAAATCAAATTGATTTGTCTGATATTAAGGAAGTTTTAGAGAGGATTGAGAATGTCCAAAAAAATGAAATACAGCATATCAATCGCCGTCTTGATTCTCATTTAGTTAAAATAGGAAAGGCGGAAGAAGATATTCTTATTTTAAAAAGCAAATAATAAAAAGACCGGGAGTTAACAATACCTCCAATTGTTAGTTGAGTCTAACAATTGGAGTGCCGTTCAGAGTCCAGGCCTTTTTATTTTATCTAAGGATAGCTCTTAAAATTTTGTAAATAGTGCTTTGACACCAAGGTAGAGTATTGCAATAGAGAATACTAAAATGGCTAGTGCACCTATAACATGGAAAAATGAGGCCAAACCTGCTAAAAAGGAAACTGTTGGCATGTGAACTAATGCAAAGCCAGCCAGTATACAGGCTAAAAATAACACGGAAATTTGATTCACTTTTCATCCCCCCTTAATTTAAAATATGATGATTCGAGGGATACTGTTTGGTCAAATGTACATTTTTTTCTATTTTTTATCGAAAAAAACAAACCTGAAAAACCAGGTTTGTTTTCATCATCTTCTAGTAAAGTACTTCTGAATTAGGCAAAGTAATTTGTTGAATGTTTGCTTCACCATCAATTATTTTTTTTAACACTTCAATGTATTTAATATGGTGTTCTTCCATTTCAAGGATTTTAAATGAATAGGTATCATGAAGAATGATGTCGCCTTCTTTTGCTTCGTAATTCTCAGTTAAAATCCATCCGCCGATGGTATCCACATCTTCATCATCGATTTCGATGCCTAATAAATCATTCACTTCACTAACTAAAACCTTTGAATCTATAATATAATGATTTTCCTTAATTTTACGGATCATCGGAATTTCATCCATGTCAAATTCATCACGAATCTCGCCGACAATTTCTTCAAGGATATCTTCAACAGTTACCAGCCCTGAAGTTCCACCATACTCATCCATTAAAATGGCCATATGCATTTGCTCTTTCTGCATTTTAACCAGCAAATCATGAATGGGGATTGTTTCTATTACTCTAATTATTGGACGAATATAGTTTTCCAAGGTTTGAGATGACAGTTTTTCATTACCAATTAGATCTGTCATCATTTCTTTAATATTCACGAGCCCAATAATATGGTCCTTATCTCCGTCAATGATAGGATACCTTGTGAATTTTTCTTCACGGAAGACATTTAAAAAAGTTTCAAGTGTGTCTTCCTTTGACAATGATACGATTTCTGTTCTAGGAACCATAATTTCCTTTGCAATTCGATTATCGAATTCAAATATTTTATTTACATACTTAAACTCTGATTGGTTGATTTCACCACTTTTATAGCTTTCTGAGAGGATAATTCTCAGCTCTTCCTCAGTGTGGGCAATTTCGTTTTCTGAAACTGGTTTTAGGCCAAATATCCCCGATACCACACGTGCTGACCCATTAAGTAACCAAATGAATGGATACATGACTTTATAAAACATAATAAGCGGGCGGGACACGGTTAGAGTGATCCATTCGGCCTTTTGAATGGCCAGTGTTTTTGGGGCAAGCTCTCCCACAACAACGTGTAAAAAAGTAATCAGCGCAAAGGCAATCCCGACTGAAAGTACCTGTGTCGCGCTTTCCGGAATCGCTATCTTTATAAAAAGAGGCTCTAACAAACGATGGATAGTTGATTCGCCAATCCACCCTAAACCAAGTGCTGTTATCGTGATGCCCAACTGGCAGGCAGATAAATACTCATCAAGGTTTGAAATCACTTTTTTTACGGAAACTGCTTTTGAATTTCCCTCTTCAATTAACTGATCAATTCTTGAACTTCTAATTTTCACAATGGCAAATTCAGAAGTTACAAAAAAGGCTGTTAAAGCTATTAAAATGGCAATTAACACCAAGTTAAATATGTCCAAATAAATTCCCTTATCTCGCTTTTGACGAGTAAGGAGTCACCTCCTAAGTTTATAAAAACTAATTAACTCGTAACTTTTAAAAGGGATTTCACTAATGCTGTCCTTAGCAAGCTTAAATTACTCGTTAACATTTCCTTTTGCTCTTCATCTAATTTCTCAAGAATCGGAATGAGGTCAAATAAATCCACATAAAGTTGCTTCATTTGTTGTGTAAGAGCACATACGTGTTTATCCACTTCTGACGCTTGAATGTTTTGGGCTTTCCTCATTTCTAGTTTTCTTCTAATCTCATCTAAAGGAATATGCAGACTTTTGCATTCCTCAATAAACTTTAAATCATTTAAGGTTTCATCTGAATAGATGCGGTAGTTGGACTTTGATCGTTCAGCCTTGAGCAGGCCGATTGATGTATAATAGTCAATCGTCCGTTTTGAAACCATTGCTCTTTCTGCTAATTCTCCAATACGATAGACAGCCCCATCTTACCACCCCCGAAAATGAAAATTATTAATTATTATAAAGAATTTAAACCATACAGTCAAACGTTACAGTTAACAAATGAATAGTTATTTACATTTTATGATGAATCCATCCTAATTATGATTAAATATGAAAAAGTCTCCTTATTCAGGAGACTCCAGATTGTAGACAAAAGGCATTTCAAAAGTTCCGATTCTGGCGCCCTTTTCTAAAATTGGGATTTTTCTGTTTGATTTTTCTTAAGGTAGACCCCGGCGGGGTCTATTTTTATGCCATTTCTGGACTTTTCCAAGTCCATGTAGCCAACTTCTTTAAATTCATAGCAGCAAAAGTAAGCATCGCCTGCATGGACAATTTTTTAAGACCTCTTAAGGTTGTCCATCGCATACCATGCTTTTCTTTCGCATCCGCGAATACACGTTCAATTGTTTCTTTACGACGTGCATATATTATTTTATTCTCTTCTGTATGACGAAGATGTTCAGCCTCTTCAAGATATGGTTCCCAGATATGTCGTTGAATGAGCTTTTGATGATTTTGACTTTGTGTACATTGTGCTAGAAGTGGGCAATCCTTACATATAACAGGATTAGAGATGTACTGTCGATAACCTTCCTTAGTAGTCGTTCTATAATCCAGAACTTGTCCTTCCGGACATATGTAACAATCAAAGTGCTCATCATAGACATAATCGTGCTTTTTCAAATATCCCTCCTTTGTACGTGGTCGTGTATAGGGTAAAGCAGGGCGAATTTCATTTTCAATTAAATATTGAGCAATAGCAGGTGTTTTATATCCGGCATCAGCAGCTACAGCATTAGGTTTCCCACATTTTTCAATGACCTTTTCAACTAGAGGCTCTAACATTGTACTATCATGAACGTTACCTGGAGTTACAATAGTCCCCAGGACAAAACCATTTCTATCTGCGGCTGCATGAAATGAATAAGCAAATTGCTTTGTCCTTTCGTCTTTTACATAG
Above is a genomic segment from Neobacillus endophyticus containing:
- a CDS encoding IS1182 family transposase gives rise to the protein MLSKNTQINRDQIEMIALDQLVPADHLVRKIEAAVDFSFIYSLVEDLYSTKRGRSSIDPVVLIKMAFIQYTFGIRSMRQTIKEIETNMAYRWFLGFGFYDKVPHFSTFGKNYERRFKDTDLFEQIFYRILKEAADKKLVSSEHVFIDSTHVKASANKRKFEKKVVRKESKAYEARLQAEINSDREEHGKKPIPPDKYEKEENKEIKESTTDSESGYYVKDERTKQFAYSFHAAADRNGFVLGTIVTPGNVHDSTMLEPLVEKVIEKCGKPNAVAADAGYKTPAIAQYLIENEIRPALPYTRPRTKEGYLKKHDYVYDEHFDCYICPEGQVLDYRTTTKEGYRQYISNPVICKDCPLLAQCTQSQNHQKLIQRHIWEPYLEEAEHLRHTEENKIIYARRKETIERVFADAKEKHGMRWTTLRGLKKLSMQAMLTFAAMNLKKLATWTWKSPEMA